One Panicum virgatum strain AP13 chromosome 9K, P.virgatum_v5, whole genome shotgun sequence genomic region harbors:
- the LOC120650363 gene encoding 50S ribosomal protein L25-like, with product MAQCLRGRAAAAAAGMPAAPWRRAASASYHHTIQAVPRETSGPRAAARERRHGRVPAVLLALAGAAPGNGIAHRRLLTADRRQVAEMLKQSPYFLSTPVRLQVRAGERSNAVVHSGTVLPIKVHRDETTGNILNLVMVQADEGTMLKVNLPVEFKGETACPGLKKGGFLQKIRTSLVYLCPAEHIPPKIEVDLTNLDVGDRVLMHDIPVHPSLKLLSKNETMPVCKILASKPVESETMQDLKS from the exons ATGGCGCAGTGTCTCCGcggtcgggccgccgccgccgccgccgggatgccggcggcgccgtggcggcgggcggcctcgGCGTCGTACCACCACACGATCCAGGCCGTGCCGCGGGAGACGTCagggccgcgcgccgcggcgcgggagcgccgccacggccgcgtccCCGCGGTCCTGCTCGCGCTCGCGGGCGCCGCGCCCGGGAACGGGATTGCGCACCGGAGGCTCCTCACCGCCGACAGGAGGCAGGTGGCGGAGATGCTCAAGCAGTCGCCCTACTTCCTCTCCACCCCCGTCCGACTCCAGGTCCGCGCGGGCGAGCGGTCCAACGCCGTCGTGCACTCCGGCACCGTCCTCCCCATCAAG GTGCATAGAGATGAAACTACCGGGAATATATTGAACTTGGTAATGGTGCAGGCAGACGAGGGAACAATGTTGAAGGTGAATTTGCCTGTTGAGTTCAAGGGGGAGACTGCTTGCCCTGGTTTGAAGAAAG GAGGCTTTTTGCAGAAAATAAGGACCAGCCTGGTGTATCTCTGCCCAGCTGAGCACATCCCTCCAAAAATTGAGGTGGACCTGACAAATCTTGATGTCGGAGATAGGGTATTAATGCATGACATTCCTGTCCATCCATCGCTCAAGTTGCTGAGTAAAAATGAGACGATGCCGGTATGCAAGATCTTGGCCTCAAAGCCAGTCGAGTCGGAAACAATGCAAGATCTCAAGAGTTGA
- the LOC120650364 gene encoding protein ASYMMETRIC LEAVES 2-like, producing the protein MSSSSSPCAACKLLRRKCTQGCVFAPYFPPDNPAKFANVHRVFGASNVSKLLNELPQAQREDAVNSLAYEAEARLRDPVYGCVSYISVLQLRLKQAREDLAAARKELAGYIGPAAFAPFVAPPHAQYHHHHQYAGVSLAAGMGLGVGVAPPQHGHPQQQMMVQHHQHLHHHQQMAEAQQLAAAVEVAREQDLMMRQAAAYAHAVPGSSAGATVAVVPPDAVPYEGGFLFQQQQPPPSQAPTAVALTYQMEQSPPPSSSGQSHPEVSHQQNTDGSDEGSGGGAAPPA; encoded by the coding sequence atgtCGTCGTCCAGCTCGCCGTGCGCGGCGTGCAAGCTGCTGCGGCGCAAGTGCACGCAGGGGTGCGTCTTCGCGCCCTACTTCCCGCCCGACAACCCGGCCAAGTTCGCCAACGTGCACCGCGTCTTCGGCGCCAGCAACGTCTCCAAGCTCCTCAACGAGCTCCCGCAGGCGCAGCGGGAGGACGCCGTCAACTCGCTCGCCTACGAGGCCGAGGCGCGCCTCCGCGACCCCGTCTACGGCTGCGTCTCCTACATCTCCGTCCTCCAGCTCAGGCTCAAGCAGGCCCGCgaggacctcgccgccgcgcgcaaggAGCTCGCCGGCTACATCGGCCCCGCCGCCTTCGCGCCCTTCGTCGCCCCGCCGCATGCgcagtaccaccaccaccaccagtacGCCGGCGTGTCCCTCGCCGCCGGGATGGGGCTCGGCGTtggcgtcgcgccgccgcagcacggcCACCCGCAACAGCAGATGATGGTGCAGCACCATcagcacctccaccaccaccagcagatgGCCGAGGCGCAGcagctggccgccgccgtcgaggtcgCCAGGGAGCAGGACCTCATGATGAGGCAGGCCGCCGCCTACGCGCACGCCGTGCCAgggagcagcgccggcgccaCGGTCGCCGTCGTGCCGCCCGACGCCGTGCCGTACGAGGGCGGTTtcctcttccagcagcagcaaccgccGCCATCGCAGGCGCCGACGGCCGTCGCGCTCACGTACCAGATGGAGcagtccccgccgccgtcgtcgtcgggcCAGTCGCACCCGGAAGTGTCGCACCAGCAGAATACGGACGGAAGCGACgagggcagcggtggcggcgcagcgccgccggcctga